The region GGGCAGTGCCGCATGATATATGAGGCATCTTCAGGCGTGGCTATTGGACCCCCATGACAAAGGACGATCACGTCTTCGCGGATCCGTTTGGCAGCCTGGGCCCAATCGTTAATCAGCGGGACGCAATCGGCCAGGGTCAGAGCCGTTGCTGCGCCAATACTGCCGCCGGTAGTCAGCCCCATGTGCGGCACTATGATATCGGCACCTGCCTCAGTCATTGCTACCGCATCTTGTGTATTGAAAACATAAGGTGTGGTCAGCAGATCTTTTTCATGAGCCAGACGAATCATGTCCACCTCCAGCGCATATCCCATGCCGGTTTCCTCCAGGTTGGCGCGGAAGTTGCCGTCAATAAGACCCACCGTTGGAAAGTTCTGCACCCCGGCGAAGCCCGTGTTCTTAATCTCATCAAGAAACTTGTCAAAATGGCAGAAAGGATCCGTACCATTAACCCCGGCTAAAACAGGTGTTTTTTTGACTACGGGCAAAACTTCTTTGGCCATATCCATGACGATCTCGTTTGCGTTGCCATAAGCCAGCAGACCGGCCAGGGAGCCTCGACCCGCCATGCGATAGCGGCCTGAGTTATAAATGACAATCAGATCGATACCGCCGGCCTCTTCGCATTTGGCTGAGAGCCCGGTGCCGGCACCTCCGCCAATGATAGGTTCACGGCGGGCAATCATTTCCCTGAATTTAGTAAGTAGCTCCTGTCGGGTATGTTTGGCCATTTTTAACTCCAATCAATAAGTACGAGATATCTCCCTAAACTGTTGCACGGCGATGTCGGCAAAGCGGGGATCGTTGATGTTATAAGGGGTTTTGATCAGACGGTGTTTTTGCGTGGGTCGCCATGTCATTTCCAGCGCGTTGACGAAGGCTGCCAAAGCTTCAGGATCCCAGAATGCGTGCCCAGGGGAATCGAGAGCGGAAACGCCACCTTCAGGGATCAGGAAGCGAACCTCCCCGGTACACGCATTCAGCTTTTCACCAATCCAACGGCCCATTTGGGTATTTTCTTCTGGCGTAGTCCGCATCAGAGTCACTTGGGCATTATGGTTATAGAACTGACGCTCAGCATAACGAGCGGGGATGGTGTCTGGGTGGCCAAAGTTAATCATATCCAGGGCGCCGCAAGACATGACACAAGGAATGCCAGTATGGGCTATCGCATTGAAGCGATCTTCGTTACAGGCCAGCACGCCACCAAACAGGTAGTCGCAGACTTCAGTAGTAGTTAAATCGAGTACGCCATTTAACAGGTGGTTATCAACCAGCTTTTCCATCGCCCTGCCGCCGCTGCCGGTTGCATGGAATACCAGACAATCCCATTCCTTTTCAATTGCAGCTGTCACCTCCTGAATACAAGGAGTAGTGACACCAAACATGGTAAGCCCAACAGCAGGTTTACTGTCGGTATCTGCCGGAGTGGCAAAGCGAACGGCACCGGCGATTTGATGGGCGGCATTTCCTAAAACGATACGGGAAATGCGGTTGAGACCGGCTACGTCTGTAACCGAGTACAGCATGCTAATATCACTGGCGCCCACATAGTTGGAGGTATCACCGGATGCCATGGTCGAAACCATTAGCTTTGGCAGGCCAATGGGTAATTGCTGCATGGCGGGTGTAATCAATGCAGTACCGCCGGAACCGCCGAGGCCAAGTAAGGCCGCAACATCCTGACGCGAAAGCATAAACCGCTCAAAAGCGATGGACATGGCGGCAATCGCTTTACCGCGATCCCCGCAGAATACCGCGTTTTCGCCTTCTGGGTGGTAGCTGGCGACGGTAGCGGCAGAAATATCGGCAGGGTAGCAGGCCGGAACGTGATGGGTGGATAAATCAATGGTTAGCGTGGGTAACCCGATATCGGCGATAAGGCTGCGGACATAGGCCAATTCTCGCCCTTTCGTATCCGCCGTTGTTGCGATATAGATCATCCTCTGATTACTGTTCATTAGCCTGTTCCTGAATGATAGATTCGGATGGCCGCCACGCTATATTAATTATAATTTAATAAGTTAACTCAATTGAATCCCTGGTGTTGACTAATGTTACTGAGCGTAGTCGGTGAATTCATCATCATAATGAGACGGCTGTATCATTTATGCAAGAGGTTTGCGCACAAAAATGAGACTGGCGTCTTATATGATGAAAGAAAGGAAAAATTAACGCCTTTTCATGCGTGGCGCAGCGTTAGCCAAGTTTGTTACAGTGGTGTTTATTCGCCTGAGCTATTGTTCTGGCAAGCGTTATCTTGGTGAAAGAGGTCGCCGTGCCCTTAAATGTATCCCCAAATCTGACCCATACTCGTGCAAGAACCCGCAAGCTGTTACTTGACAGTGCAATGGTGTTGTTTGACGGTGGGACTTTTCCCTCAATTACCGAACTGGCCCTGCATGCGCAGGTTTCGCGTGCTACGGCTTATCGCTATTTCCCTACGCAGAGTGTGTTAGTCGCTGCCGTGGTTGCGGAGGGTTTGGGGCCTATTCTAGAGTGGCAACCAACAGACGATGACGCGCGGGTGCGCATTCAACAATTACTGAGTTTTGCTTATCCACAAATGGAGCAACATGAGGGCGCTTTGCGTGCTGCATTGCAACTTTCGCTCCAGCAATGGGCCGAGGCGCGTTCCAGTACCATTAAGCCGATAGAAAAGCTGGTACGCGGCAACCGCAAACGTCTGCTGAAGTTGGCGGTAGAACCGCTGCAGGATAAACTGCCGCCAGAGGCGTTACAGAGGGTGATTCATTCTTTTTCACTGATTTATGGTTCGGAAGTTTTTCTGGTACTGAAAGATATTTGGGGTTTGGATCTCGGCGGCATTCAGGATGTGACGCAGTGGATGGCGAAGGCCATTATTCGGCAGGCCGAAGAAGATGCGATGAACAGCAGAAAACCCTTAGCATGATAATCCAATTTTCAACGCTTTCCTCTGTCAAAACCAGCACATTTCACTGAGTAAATATTGGCAGTTCTTATAATTTAAAATGATAAGAAGAGGCAGGTAAGCTTTTTTGATAGGCCTGAGGGAAAATAGCCCTTGGCCTTTTTGTTTTTATATTGTCAATGTTTATCATTGAGTTATGTTTTTATCCGCGGTAATTAAAACGCTCTCTCCGGCCATTTCTGGTCATTTGAAATCCTTATGCATCCCACCTCCTTTACATAACGGTTATCGGTCCCAATCAGGCGAACTCGCGATTGACTCATTAGGCGTGCTTGAGATTGTTGTGCTTTATTTATTTGGTGTTACGAAACTGTTACACAAAAAAACCAATAAAACATTTGCAAACAACAATGGATGGTATCTGGGATGGAAAGTAAACGTAGAGGAGACAAGCCTGTTCAGGCGGCCTTTGGCTGGCCTGAAATTGGCGTGAATCGCGCGCAATGGAGCGCAGTGCTTTTATGTCTGGCGGCGATCGGCGGAGCGCAGGCTGCACCCTATGTCGAGAGCGGCAGGCAGGGCGATCCGGCCAGTTGGCGCAGTAGCGAATTCAACGCTGAATGGGGCCTGGGGGCGATCCATGCCGATCAGGCCTACGCCGCCGGTTATACTGGAAAAGGCGTTAAGCTCGGTATTTTCGATCAGCCGGTATATGCCCAACATCCGGAGTTTGCCAGCCAGGGCAAGGTGATCAACCTGGTCACGACCGGCATCCGCGAGTACACCGATCCTTATATCCCGGTGAAGAAAGGCGACGCATTCCGTTATGACGGCACGCCGAGCGTGGATTCAGACGGCACGCTCGGTTCACATGGCACCCATGTAGGCGGTATTGCAGCCGGCAACCGCGATGGCGGCGAAATGCACGGCGTGGCGTTCAATGCGCAAATCATCAGCGCGGAAAACGGTGACCCGGGGCCGGAAGACGGCATCATTCTCGGCAACGACGGCGCGGTATACCAAGCCGGTTGGGATGCGTTGATCGCCAGCGGTGCGCGCATCATCAATAACAGCTGGGGTATCGGCATCACCGAGAAGTTCGATGAGGGGGGCAAGGATCCGGCTTACCCTCATTTCACTCTCGCCGACGCGCAGAAACAGTTCGATCAAATCAAACAGATATTGGGCACCAAAGCCGGCGGTGCCTATCAGGGCGCTATCGATGCGGCGCGCAGCGGCATCGTCACCATTTTTGCCGCCGGTAATGACTACAACCTGAATAACCCGGATGCAATGGCCGGCCTGGCCTATTTTGTGCCGGAGATTGCCCCCAACTGGCTTTCCGTCGCCAGCCTGCAAGATCCGAACAACAGCGGCGATTACAGCATCAGCAGCTTCTCTTCACGCTGCGGTTACACCGCCAGCTTCTGCGTTGCCGCGCCGGGCAGCAAAGTCTACAGCTCGATCATCGAAGGCAACAGCCTGGAGAATCTGACCACGGGTTACGCTAAATACAGCGGCACCTCGATGGCGGCGCCGCACGTGGCCGGCAGCATTGCGGTGCTGATGGAGCGCTTCCCGTACATGACCGGCGCGCAGGTAGCTTCGGTACTGAAGACCACCACCGTCGATATGGGCGCGCCGGGTATCGATGCGCTGTACGGCTGGGGGATGATCGATCTGGGCAAAGCGATTCGCGGTCCTGGCATGTTCGTCACCGAACAGGACATTCCGGAGGAGTTTCGCGTCAGTGGTGCCTATGGTCCCGAGCAGTTTGTGGTGAATCTGCCGGGCATCGGCGCGGTACTGGACAAGGGCAAACCGACTGAGCGGGTATGCGACGATGTTCACTGCGGGCTGGACGTCTGGAGCAATGCTATCTCCGGCCACGGCG is a window of Serratia plymuthica DNA encoding:
- a CDS encoding Tm-1-like ATP-binding domain-containing protein translates to MNSNQRMIYIATTADTKGRELAYVRSLIADIGLPTLTIDLSTHHVPACYPADISAATVASYHPEGENAVFCGDRGKAIAAMSIAFERFMLSRQDVAALLGLGGSGGTALITPAMQQLPIGLPKLMVSTMASGDTSNYVGASDISMLYSVTDVAGLNRISRIVLGNAAHQIAGAVRFATPADTDSKPAVGLTMFGVTTPCIQEVTAAIEKEWDCLVFHATGSGGRAMEKLVDNHLLNGVLDLTTTEVCDYLFGGVLACNEDRFNAIAHTGIPCVMSCGALDMINFGHPDTIPARYAERQFYNHNAQVTLMRTTPEENTQMGRWIGEKLNACTGEVRFLIPEGGVSALDSPGHAFWDPEALAAFVNALEMTWRPTQKHRLIKTPYNINDPRFADIAVQQFREISRTY
- a CDS encoding phosphoenolpyruvate hydrolase family protein, with translation MAKHTRQELLTKFREMIARREPIIGGGAGTGLSAKCEEAGGIDLIVIYNSGRYRMAGRGSLAGLLAYGNANEIVMDMAKEVLPVVKKTPVLAGVNGTDPFCHFDKFLDEIKNTGFAGVQNFPTVGLIDGNFRANLEETGMGYALEVDMIRLAHEKDLLTTPYVFNTQDAVAMTEAGADIIVPHMGLTTGGSIGAATALTLADCVPLINDWAQAAKRIREDVIVLCHGGPIATPEDASYIMRHCPLVDGFYGASSMERLPTELALTETTRQFKKINRD
- a CDS encoding TetR/AcrR family transcriptional regulator translates to MPLNVSPNLTHTRARTRKLLLDSAMVLFDGGTFPSITELALHAQVSRATAYRYFPTQSVLVAAVVAEGLGPILEWQPTDDDARVRIQQLLSFAYPQMEQHEGALRAALQLSLQQWAEARSSTIKPIEKLVRGNRKRLLKLAVEPLQDKLPPEALQRVIHSFSLIYGSEVFLVLKDIWGLDLGGIQDVTQWMAKAIIRQAEEDAMNSRKPLA